A genome region from Vicinamibacteria bacterium includes the following:
- a CDS encoding glycosyltransferase family 9 protein, whose amino-acid sequence MRIETQRRIDRFIGAPLCRLLSLLPAPSERQGAPSTILVVLLSEMGSLVLADPLFQRLKRKYPQARICALVSRNNGEVLATLDAVPDTEVYTLRTHSLVAFLRDSVAVVRRLRRLELDVVIDCELFSRVSAILSRLSGARVRVGFHRHRQEGLYRGDFINRPVPYNPYRHIARQFLTLVEAIESSSVPPVKRRLAEDHLALRPLSLDTGELDAMRHRLERDFPRVRTARLVLLYAGGGLIPVRAWPLSSFQELAARLVEAGLLVGVIGLDGDKPLARAIQDRVGRERAIDLTGYTRNVREVMVLFHLAELLITNDGGPGHFAAKTPIRSVILYGPETPVLYGSLDPHSVCLYKGLSCSPCLSAYNHRNSPCDGDNQCLKTISVDEVFEKAMSLLPIDDERTW is encoded by the coding sequence ATGAGAATCGAAACGCAGCGGAGGATCGACCGCTTCATCGGTGCTCCTCTGTGCCGCCTGCTCTCGCTTCTGCCGGCGCCCTCGGAGCGACAAGGCGCTCCGAGCACGATCCTCGTGGTGCTCCTCTCGGAAATGGGCAGTCTCGTCCTGGCCGATCCTCTGTTCCAGCGGTTGAAGAGGAAGTACCCCCAAGCTCGAATCTGCGCGCTCGTCTCGCGGAACAACGGGGAAGTGCTCGCCACCCTCGACGCCGTGCCCGACACCGAGGTCTACACGCTTCGAACTCACTCCTTGGTGGCGTTCTTGAGGGATTCCGTTGCCGTCGTTCGAAGGCTTCGCCGCCTCGAGCTCGACGTGGTCATCGATTGCGAGCTCTTCTCCCGGGTGAGCGCGATCCTCTCCCGCCTGAGTGGTGCGCGCGTGCGGGTCGGATTTCACCGCCACCGGCAGGAGGGACTCTACCGGGGCGATTTCATCAACCGGCCCGTGCCCTACAATCCCTATCGCCACATCGCCCGCCAGTTCCTCACCCTCGTCGAGGCGATCGAGAGCTCTTCCGTGCCTCCGGTCAAGCGGCGCCTGGCCGAAGACCACCTGGCCCTGCGGCCCTTGAGCCTTGACACCGGAGAGCTCGATGCCATGCGCCACAGGCTCGAGCGCGATTTCCCGCGGGTGCGGACCGCAAGGCTCGTTCTTCTCTACGCTGGGGGCGGCCTCATTCCTGTCCGGGCTTGGCCCCTTTCCTCGTTCCAGGAGCTGGCGGCTCGCCTCGTCGAGGCCGGTCTTCTGGTGGGCGTCATCGGACTGGACGGGGACAAACCTCTCGCCCGCGCCATCCAGGATCGCGTGGGGAGAGAGCGAGCCATCGACCTCACCGGATACACGCGAAACGTTCGCGAGGTCATGGTGCTGTTCCATCTCGCGGAGCTTTTGATCACGAACGATGGCGGGCCGGGACACTTCGCCGCCAAGACGCCGATTCGGAGCGTGATTCTGTACGGTCCCGAGACCCCCGTGCTCTACGGAAGCCTCGATCCGCATTCCGTCTGTCTCTACAAGGGGCTCTCCTGCTCGCCCTGCCTGAGCGCCTATAACCACCGAAACTCGCCATGCGACGGAGACAACCAGTGCCTGAAGACCATTTCCGTCGACGAGGTCTTCGAAAAGGCGATGTCCCTCTTGCCAATAGACGATGAGAGGACGTGGTAA
- a CDS encoding DUF4956 domain-containing protein — translation MHTLVGGALGLYVRELYRRFSSSLTKREGFADLFPLLTAITVVIIFVVKSSLALSLGLVGALSIVRFRTAIKNPEELVYLFLCIGIGVGLGAELTLLTASSVAVVTLFVVANSLRKGRSARHNLLLTVSGEAKRFFDASQEDVVSMLEKRTRRLRVQRFDLEDGQVQFRATVSLTDAQDANDLVSYLKEKLPQFQVSYVDLETLQ, via the coding sequence ATGCACACCCTCGTTGGTGGTGCGCTTGGGCTCTACGTTCGTGAGCTGTACCGGCGCTTTTCGTCGTCCTTGACGAAACGCGAGGGCTTCGCCGATCTCTTCCCGTTGTTGACGGCGATTACCGTCGTCATCATCTTCGTGGTCAAATCGTCGCTGGCTCTGTCTCTCGGTCTAGTGGGTGCCCTGTCGATCGTGAGATTTCGCACGGCAATCAAGAACCCCGAGGAGCTGGTCTACCTCTTCCTATGCATCGGGATCGGGGTGGGGCTCGGGGCGGAATTGACCCTGTTGACTGCCTCGTCGGTCGCCGTCGTCACGCTGTTCGTCGTCGCCAATTCTCTCCGAAAGGGGCGTTCGGCCCGACACAACCTGTTGCTCACCGTCTCGGGGGAAGCCAAGCGTTTCTTCGACGCGTCACAGGAAGACGTAGTCAGTATGCTGGAAAAGCGCACCAGACGGCTCCGGGTGCAACGTTTCGATCTCGAGGATGGTCAGGTTCAATTCCGCGCGACCGTATCGCTGACCGACGCTCAGGATGCGAACGATCTGGTGTCTTACTTGAAAGAGAAGCTCCCTCAGTTTCAGGTCTCTTACGTGGACCTGGAGACCCTGCAGTGA